In Silene latifolia isolate original U9 population chromosome X, ASM4854445v1, whole genome shotgun sequence, the following proteins share a genomic window:
- the LOC141623886 gene encoding uncharacterized protein LOC141623886, whose amino-acid sequence MKATYIWIPVLKTESCPSMLEASIDRQKCSEVERHRYLDMVVQVVAERVLVNLGCSAGERSGRAWCLNRLFCQYQCEGVEASSEVTGEYTTFYAQFVSVFCGSDRPHPICNSKSVDRGHQFDFISSSQHPKCEWWINSQ is encoded by the exons ATGAAG GCAACTTATATATGGATACCGGTTTTGAAGACGGAGTCGTGCCCTTCGATGCTGGAAGCTAGCATCGACAGACAAAAATGCTCTGA GGTGGAGAGGCATCGATATCTGGATATGGTGGTGCAAGTGGTAGCCGAAAGGGTCTTGGTGAATCTGGGCTGCTCCGCTGGTGAACGAAGTGGAAGAGCATGGTGCCTGAATAGACTTTTTTGCCAGTATCAGTGCGAGGGGGTGGAGGCCTCGAGCGAGGTGACTGGGGAATATACGACCTTCTACGCACAATTTGTCTCCGTATTTTGTGG CTCCGATCGGCCTCATCCGATATGCAACTCTAAAAGTGTGGATAGGGGCCACCAGTTTGATTTCATATCTTCATCACAACATCCCAAATGTGAATGGTGGATCAATTCCCAATGA